The following are from one region of the Silene latifolia isolate original U9 population chromosome 9, ASM4854445v1, whole genome shotgun sequence genome:
- the LOC141601411 gene encoding uncharacterized protein LOC141601411, which yields MAKVGNQRSDHGPNNGNQRLATDQTMEFHVWPWSNVRFQQTLAGVQPRDIKNGLHLRSPDKPQPSSTQLYNETRKIKKEEMGERNTAQQMLALAVAAKYVHFYEIDSEDSKALTHIFMAHPEAIKLFRAYPYVVLMDSTYKTNIYQNPLIEMVGVTPTGSSFLIACAMIPSESDVNYKWSLRKWHVNKAVNAKALTTFKTESMRKFVISNDEDGWFRVINSVTEESFQRAWQCFQRKWPQIEDYVRTTWGQHAGKFVLCYTNEVLYFGNTATSRVESAHSLLKAWLKSKHLTLDSMWSRIHGMLESQHSKIKKELEDEMSKPRRTSRTFSLLQGNVSTKAIELMEKELTRGLGLGIGLNDRCRHVMRTTHGLPCACNLVSLHGKGRRVHLEDIHIFWKTLVYDIPQQMPKNDGDLWDELSIQRY from the exons ATGGCCAAAGTTGGAAACCAACGTTCAGACCACGGTCCAAACAATGGAAACCAACGTTTGGCCACGGACCAAACAATGGAATTccacgtttggccatggtccaaCGTTAGATTCCAACAAACATTGGCCGGGGTTCAACCGAGGGATATTAAAAATGGTCTTCATTTGAGATCCCCCGATAAACCTCAACCGTCAAGCACCCAACTGTATAATGAAACAAGGAAAATTAAGAAAGAAGAAATGGGTGAAAGAAACACCGCTCAGCAAATGTTGGCTCTAGCGGTGGCAGCGAAATACGTCCACTTCTACGAGATTGATTCCGAGGATTCAAAAGCGTTGACTCACATTTTCATGGCTCATCctgaagcgattaagttgttcCGGGCTTATCCTTATGTGGTCCTCATGGATTCGACTTATAAAACCAACATTTACCAGAATCCACTCATTGAGATGGTTGGTGTGACACCCACGGGATCGTCCTTCTTAATTGCATGTGCGATGATTCCTTCCGAGTCCGACGTGAATTACAAGTGGTCATTGAGAAA ATGGCATGTGAACAAAGCCGTCAATGCAAAAGCCTTGACAACATTCAAAACTGAAAGTATGAGGAAATTTGTCATCTCAAATGATGAAGATGGTTGGTTTAGGGTGATCAATTCAGTTACCGAGGAATCGTTTCAGCGTGCGTGGCAGTGTTTCCAACGTAAGTGGCCACAAATTGAGGATTATGTACGGACAACTTGGGGTCAACACGCAGGGAAGTTCGTTTTATGCTATACAAACGAGGTCTTATATTTTGGTAACACGGCAACTTCCCGTGTTGAGTCAGCACATTCTCTATTGAAGGCTTGGTTGAAGTCAAAGCATCTCACACTTGACTCCATGTGGTCCCGTATCCACGGCATGCTTGAAAGTCAACACTCGAAGATTAAGAAAGAACTCGAAGATGAAATGAGTAAACCTAGGAGAACATCTCGTACTTTCTCCTTATTGCAAGGAAACGTGTCTACTAAGGCCATAGAGTTAATGGAGAAAGAACTTACTAGAGGCCTTGGTTTGGGTATCGGATTGAATGATCGATGCCGACACGTGATGCGAACGACTCATGGATTACCTTGTGCATGCAATTTGGTATCTTTGCACGGAAAAGGTAGGAGGGTCCATCTCGaggatattcatatcttttggaAGACATTGGTGTATGATATTCCTCAACAAATGCCGAAAAATGACGGTGATTTATGGGATGAATTATCCATACAAAGATACTAA
- the LOC141601412 gene encoding uncharacterized protein LOC141601412, which produces MNSDKILNVTIGVVWREYNKQKDMKCWDYVTNITCHPGGRIWLLWQPRMVFVDIIEMSDQLVHVKLKEKINNRNFYATFVYGFNKVEERVCKKLKLMKPVLKNLNCSLFSDIERNADIAYKIMIEAQIPLQIFEAKAKCAWERDGDANTAMFHRVIRKRRLQNKVLQIQNEEGLNCKEPKEILRAFVDYYQHMLGSTSATDDVLKHVVEAGKRVNRATWDAICRIPSEEDIRAIIYALPDEKNPRPYGYTSKIYKST; this is translated from the exons ATGAATAGTGAcaagattctcaatgttaccattggtgtggtatggagggagtataataagcAAAAGGATATGAAGTG TTGGGATTATGTTACTAATATTACCTGTCACCCTGGAGGGAGAATTTGGCTTCTCTGGCAGCCTAGAATGGTGTTTGTGGACATTATTGAGATGAGTGACCAGCTTGTCCATGTTAAGTTGAAGGAGAAAATAAATAATAGAAATTTCTATGCTACTTTTGTTTATGGATTCAATAAAGTTGAGGAAAGG GTTTGCAAGAAATTAAAATTGATGAAACCTGTTTTGAAGAACTTAAATTGCTCTTTATTCTCTGACATTGAAAGAAATGCTGATATTGCTTATAAAATCATGATTGAAGCTCAAATTCCGCTACAAA TTTTTGAGGCAAAAGCCAAATGTGCCTGGGAAAGAGATGGTGATGCAAACACTGCTATGTTCCATCGAGTAATAAGGAAGAGACGGCTACAAAATAAGGTTCTTCAGATTCAAAATGAAGAGGGACTGAATTGCAAGGAGCCTAAAGAGATTTTGAGGGCCTTTGTGGATTATTATCAGCATATGTTAGGCAGTACTTCAGCAACCGATGATGTTTTGAAACATGTTGTTGAGGCTGGGAAGAGAGTCAATAGGGCCACCTGGGATGCCATTTGTAGAATACCAAGTGAGGAGGATATTAGGGCCATTATCTATGCTCTCCCTGATGAGAAAAACCCAAGACCATATGGATATACAAGCAAGATCTACAAATCAACCTAG
- the LOC141601413 gene encoding uncharacterized protein LOC141601413 produces MTPFEALYGRKCRSPVYWDDVTDAVTLGPDLIKQVVEQVHVIRQKMRALQDRKKSYTDLKRSEIEFAVGDKVLLKLSPMKGVMRFGKRGKLSKKYIGPYEILDKVAETVEMDENLSYVEVAKEILDRKVRKTRNSEIALVKVLWSTHNVEEATWEAEAEIKEKYPHLFA; encoded by the exons AtgacaccttttgaagctttgtatggaaggaagtgtaggagtccagtTTATTGGGACGATGTCACTGATGCCGTGACACTAGGGCCGGATTTGATCAAGCAGGTGGTTGAGCAGGTTCATGTGATCAGACAGAAGATGAGAGCTCTACAAGATCGAAAGAAGAGTTATACAGATTTGAAGAGAAGTGAGATTGAGTTTGCTGTGGGAGACAAAGTATTGTTGAAATTGTCACCAATGAAGGGAGTGATGCGGTTTGGCAAGAGAGGAAAGCTGAGTAAGAAGTACATTGGGCCTTATGAGATTTTAGATAAAGTTG CTGAGACAGTTGAGATGGATGAGAATTTGTCTTATGTGGAGGTGGCTAAGGAGATTTTGGACAGGAAAGTGAGAAAGACCAGAAATAGTGAGATTGCATTGGTGAAAGTTCTTTGGTCTACTCATAATgtagaggaagctacttgggaagcTGAAGCTGAGATAAAAGAGAAGTATCCTCATTTATTTGCTTAA